GCACGTGTGATCAGGCGATCAGGCAGACAGCTCGGTGCGGCCCTTGCGGCGGCGCGCAGCGAGGATGGCGCGACCGGCACGGGTGCGCATGCGCAGCCGGAAACCGTGGGTCTTCGCGCGACGGCGGGTGTTCGGCTGGAAGGTCCGCTT
The Xylanimonas cellulosilytica DSM 15894 DNA segment above includes these coding regions:
- the rpmH gene encoding 50S ribosomal protein L34 yields the protein MSKRTFQPNTRRRAKTHGFRLRMRTRAGRAILAARRRKGRTELSA